DNA sequence from the Geobacter sp. AOG2 genome:
ATCGGTCCAGTTGACCGGCACTTCCGCAATACGATAGTCGTTATGCTTGCATAGATACAATGCTTCGACATCGAACCCGAAATCATCGATCCGTTGGAGAGAAAAAACCGTCTCTGCCGCGTCGGCGGTAAATAGTTTGAAACCACACTGGGTATCCCGGATTCCTTGTACCATAAGTGCGGTCACGATAAAATGGAAGATCCTCCCGATCACCTTGCGATGCAAATGGGCATTTACCAGGCATGAATCATCCTTCATGGCGCGTGAAGCTATCGCTACATCCGCGCCGTCGGCTATGGCTTTTTGCAGACGTTCCAGTTCCGTGATGGGAGTGGCGCCGTCGGCGTCGGTAAATAACCGAAGGTTGCCGGACGCGCGGAGCATTCCCGTCTTTACCGCATATCCCTTGCCCCGGTTACCGGGGAGGCGGATCAGTTTTACCCTGGTGTTTTCCTGCATAAAGCGGGCGACAACCTCCGCGGTGGCGTCATGGCTTCCATCGTCGACGATGATTACCTCATAGGGGCGATCCCCATGTTCGAGGTATTCCAGAACGCTTGCCAGATACGGCGGAAGACGTTTTTCCTCATTATATGCCGGAATGATTATGGACAGTGAGACAGAATTCA
Encoded proteins:
- a CDS encoding dolichyl-phosphate beta-glucosyltransferase, which encodes MNSVSLSIIIPAYNEEKRLPPYLASVLEYLEHGDRPYEVIIVDDGSHDATAEVVARFMQENTRVKLIRLPGNRGKGYAVKTGMLRASGNLRLFTDADGATPITELERLQKAIADGADVAIASRAMKDDSCLVNAHLHRKVIGRIFHFIVTALMVQGIRDTQCGFKLFTADAAETVFSLQRIDDFGFDVEALYLCKHNDYRIAEVPVNWTDIAGSKVSLVRDSLRMFTDIFRIRFFDLTGAYRH